One Eubacteriales bacterium mix99 genomic window carries:
- a CDS encoding aminotransferase class V-fold PLP-dependent enzyme, with protein MIYMDNAATTWPKPPAVCQAVMECMEKYGANPGRSGHKMAVQAGQILLCAREMLCELFHLSDPFRIIFTYNCTDSLNLAIKGLVAPGDHVITTSMEHNAVARPLKKLEKQGLELTLVQCSPEGILDPGDIRKAIRPNTRLIVTTHASNVTGAILPIEEIGNIARDHGIPYLVDAAQTAGILPIDLSALPVDLMAFPGHKGLLGPQGTGGLYIHPDVKLDTVREGGTGSQSESLDQPDLLPDKYESGTLNTPGIAGLAAGVKYILDQSPSKLLAREQRLEKFFLEALSHISGIKMYQPSGKGKTGIVSVNVGDKDSSEVSNLLDERYDIATRGGLHCCPLAHETIGTMNQGTVRFSFGIFNTLEEVKQCVRALYEISRGG; from the coding sequence ATGATATATATGGACAATGCTGCGACAACCTGGCCCAAGCCACCGGCTGTCTGCCAGGCGGTAATGGAATGTATGGAAAAATACGGTGCAAACCCGGGCAGATCCGGACACAAAATGGCCGTTCAGGCTGGGCAGATCCTGCTGTGTGCCCGAGAAATGCTCTGCGAGCTGTTCCATCTGAGCGATCCCTTCCGGATTATCTTCACCTATAATTGTACCGACAGTCTCAATCTGGCCATCAAGGGCCTGGTGGCTCCGGGAGATCACGTAATCACCACATCCATGGAACACAATGCCGTCGCCAGGCCGTTAAAAAAACTGGAAAAGCAGGGCCTGGAACTGACCCTTGTGCAGTGCAGTCCGGAGGGAATCCTGGATCCCGGGGATATCCGAAAGGCAATCCGGCCCAACACCCGTCTGATTGTCACCACTCACGCCTCCAATGTCACAGGCGCCATTCTACCGATTGAAGAAATCGGCAATATTGCCAGGGATCACGGGATTCCTTATCTGGTGGACGCGGCCCAGACAGCCGGAATCCTTCCCATTGATCTGTCTGCCCTGCCGGTGGATCTGATGGCCTTCCCGGGTCACAAGGGACTACTGGGGCCGCAGGGCACAGGAGGCCTGTACATTCATCCGGATGTAAAACTGGACACGGTCCGGGAAGGCGGGACCGGCAGTCAGTCCGAGAGCCTGGACCAGCCGGATCTGCTGCCGGATAAATATGAATCCGGAACGCTGAATACTCCCGGCATCGCAGGACTGGCAGCCGGTGTAAAATATATTCTGGACCAGAGCCCATCCAAACTGCTGGCCCGGGAACAGCGATTGGAAAAGTTCTTTCTGGAAGCCCTCTCGCATATCAGCGGAATCAAAATGTACCAGCCTTCCGGAAAAGGCAAAACCGGCATCGTATCCGTCAATGTTGGAGATAAGGATTCGTCCGAGGTCTCCAATCTGCTGGATGAACGCTATGACATTGCAACCAGAGGCGGACTTCATTGCTGTCCGCTTGCCCATGAAACCATCGGTACCATGAATCAGGGCACGGTACGTTTCAGCTTTGGTATTTTCAATACTTTGGAGGAAGTAAAACAGTGTGTCCGGGCATTGTACGAAATCAGCCGGGGCGGTTAA
- a CDS encoding DUF3343 domain-containing protein, translating into MPYQETFDILSFRSRQHALHFAQILQDQGIPTQVMSTPKEVAVGCGLSLRFSPYMTGRILPLCRQYNTPVIGCYHVARMGANTIITRIPL; encoded by the coding sequence ATGCCCTATCAGGAAACGTTTGACATCCTGTCGTTTCGTTCCAGACAGCATGCCCTCCATTTTGCTCAGATTCTTCAGGATCAAGGCATTCCGACGCAGGTTATGTCTACCCCAAAGGAAGTTGCAGTGGGCTGTGGTTTGTCTCTTCGGTTTTCACCTTATATGACCGGGCGAATCCTTCCGTTGTGCAGGCAGTATAACACTCCTGTCATTGGGTGTTATCATGTGGCAAGAATGGGCGCCAACACCATCATCACCCGCATTCCCCTGTAG
- a CDS encoding CAP domain-containing protein, with amino-acid sequence MKKNIKKLLLLSTVLAVLLVPLQGALAADTSGSRNTGNTCTVSLWKGFCNRITYTIFNGWKWIPVRHNPADCKKPTPGSTTEPTPAPTTKPTPAPTTKPTPAPTTKPTPVPTAKPTPAPTPKPTQNPGQSSGYQLSAEEQKMIQLVNQERQKAGVSPLTIDPELSRVARIKSQDMKDNGYFSHTSPTYGSPFDMMKSFGITYRTAGENIALNSSVEGAHTSLMNSEGHRENIMNSSFTHIGIGIVDGRYYTQMFIGK; translated from the coding sequence ATGAAGAAAAATATCAAGAAACTGCTTCTCCTGTCAACCGTTCTGGCTGTTCTGCTGGTTCCGCTGCAGGGGGCTTTGGCAGCAGATACCTCCGGATCCCGGAATACCGGCAACACATGCACCGTCTCCCTATGGAAAGGATTCTGCAACCGGATTACATACACCATTTTTAATGGATGGAAATGGATCCCGGTGAGACACAATCCTGCCGACTGCAAAAAACCGACACCCGGCTCAACAACAGAGCCAACTCCGGCTCCCACCACAAAGCCGACTCCGGCTCCCACCACAAAGCCGACTCCGGCTCCCACCACAAAGCCGACTCCGGTTCCCACTGCAAAGCCGACTCCGGCTCCCACTCCAAAACCCACGCAGAACCCGGGACAGTCTTCCGGCTATCAACTGAGCGCAGAAGAGCAGAAAATGATTCAGCTGGTCAACCAGGAACGTCAGAAAGCCGGTGTGTCTCCCCTGACAATCGATCCGGAGCTCAGCCGCGTTGCCAGGATCAAGTCACAGGATATGAAGGACAACGGCTACTTTTCCCATACTTCCCCCACGTATGGAAGTCCTTTTGATATGATGAAGAGCTTCGGCATCACATACCGCACAGCAGGAGAAAACATTGCCCTGAACAGCAGCGTGGAAGGTGCCCATACCAGTTTGATGAATTCGGAAGGACACAGGGAAAATATTATGAACTCCAGCTTTACCCATATCGGAATCGGGATTGTAGACGGCAGATATTACACCCAGATGTTTATCGGAAAATGA
- the nth gene encoding endonuclease III has product MDRENHKKILELLEQHYTDAVTALDFANPFELLIATMLAAQCTDRQVNKVTEGLFQEYPGPREMAALTPEEMGQKIHSCGFYRTKSKNIIQTCKILMEQYGGQVPDNMESLTSLPGVGRKTANVVLSNAFGKDAIAVDTHVFRVSNRLGLADADNVLDTEKQLMENIPKKKWSRAHHWLIYHGRRICKARKPDCENCFLQSLCKYRRNLEEK; this is encoded by the coding sequence ATTGACAGGGAAAATCACAAAAAGATACTGGAGCTGCTGGAGCAGCACTATACTGATGCCGTTACGGCGCTGGATTTTGCCAACCCCTTTGAACTGCTGATTGCCACCATGCTGGCTGCTCAATGTACGGACAGGCAGGTGAACAAGGTCACAGAGGGATTGTTTCAGGAATATCCCGGCCCCAGGGAGATGGCTGCCCTGACACCGGAGGAGATGGGGCAGAAGATCCACAGCTGTGGATTTTACCGGACCAAAAGTAAAAATATCATACAAACCTGTAAGATCCTGATGGAGCAGTACGGAGGGCAGGTGCCGGATAATATGGAGTCCCTGACGTCCCTGCCCGGGGTAGGGAGAAAGACGGCAAATGTCGTATTGAGCAACGCCTTTGGAAAGGATGCCATCGCAGTGGATACCCATGTATTCCGGGTTTCCAACCGTTTGGGCCTGGCAGATGCCGACAATGTTCTGGATACGGAGAAGCAGCTGATGGAGAACATTCCCAAGAAGAAATGGTCCCGTGCGCATCATTGGCTGATTTATCATGGACGGAGGATCTGCAAGGCCAGGAAGCCGGATTGTGAAAATTGTTTTTTGCAGTCCCTGTGCAAATATCGTCGGAATCTGGAGGAAAAATAG
- a CDS encoding Asp23/Gls24 family envelope stress response protein, with amino-acid sequence MKTYGLVGSSGTGKSFHAVGLANTRGIPCVIDDGLLIEGTRILAGISAKKEATRLSAIRRALFMDPEHAEKVREAIRLKKPSSVLVLGTSKKMIERIAQRLQLLPVEEWIRIEDIASKRDIHRAQKNRKEEGKHIIPVPTFEVQKDFSGYFIDPLRIFRSRGKGRQDAAEKTVVRPTYSYFGRFYIADSAVESIALYGAQNVEGVCRVQRCEISSQVDGICIHIIISVYYGFPIHRTLVQIQRCVRESITYMTGLNVLDINVEARKLITPKETEKAKV; translated from the coding sequence TTGAAGACATACGGTCTGGTGGGCTCCAGTGGTACAGGAAAGAGCTTTCATGCGGTTGGGCTGGCCAATACGAGAGGAATTCCCTGTGTGATTGATGACGGTCTGTTGATCGAAGGCACCAGGATTCTGGCTGGGATCTCTGCCAAGAAGGAAGCCACACGGCTTTCTGCCATCCGGAGAGCATTGTTCATGGATCCGGAACATGCGGAAAAGGTCAGGGAAGCCATCCGCCTGAAAAAGCCATCCTCGGTTCTGGTTCTCGGCACTTCCAAAAAGATGATTGAACGGATTGCACAGCGGCTGCAGCTTCTTCCGGTCGAAGAATGGATCCGGATTGAGGACATTGCCTCAAAACGCGATATCCATCGGGCACAAAAAAATCGAAAGGAAGAGGGAAAGCATATTATCCCTGTACCTACTTTCGAGGTTCAGAAGGACTTTTCCGGGTATTTCATCGATCCGCTTCGGATCTTCCGGTCCAGAGGAAAGGGCAGACAGGATGCCGCGGAGAAAACAGTGGTCCGGCCTACTTACAGTTATTTTGGCAGGTTTTATATTGCGGATTCTGCAGTGGAATCCATTGCCCTTTATGGCGCCCAAAACGTGGAAGGAGTTTGCAGGGTTCAAAGATGCGAGATCAGCAGCCAGGTGGATGGAATTTGCATTCATATTATTATATCGGTATATTATGGATTTCCGATACACCGGACTCTGGTGCAGATCCAGCGATGTGTCCGGGAAAGCATCACCTATATGACCGGGCTGAATGTTCTGGATATCAATGTGGAGGCGAGGAAGTTGATTACGCCGAAAGAAACGGAAAAAGCAAAAGTCTGA
- the gdhA gene encoding NADP-specific glutamate dehydrogenase, which yields MSYSNRVLDKVIRKNPGEPEFHQAVKVVLQSLEPVLEKHPEFENAGLLERLTEPERQIMFRVPWVDDQGRVNVNRGFRVQFNSAIGPYKGGLRFHASVNLGIIKFLGFEQTFKNSLTGLPIGGGKGGSDFDPRGKSDGEVMRFCQSFMTELYRHIGEDTDVPAGDIGVGAREIGYLYGQYKRIRNTSEGILTGKGPAFGGSLVRTEATGYGLVYFVNEMIKEKGESLQGKTIVVSGSGNVAVYAVEKAQQLGAKVVAMSDSDGYIRDPGGIRLDTVKQIKEVRRKRIREYTAVHSDAEYREGCRGIWSIPCDIALPCATQNELDGESAESLIAHGCFAVGEGANMPSTPEATAKFQKSRILFAPGKASNAGGVAISALEMSQNNMRLAWSFEEVDTRLKHIMGNIYRNVSEAAGKYGQENNLVAGANIAGFRKVADAMMAQGIV from the coding sequence ATGTCATACAGCAATCGTGTTTTGGACAAAGTCATTCGGAAAAATCCCGGCGAACCGGAGTTCCACCAGGCGGTAAAAGTGGTTTTACAGTCTCTCGAACCGGTGCTGGAGAAGCATCCGGAGTTTGAAAATGCAGGTCTTCTGGAGCGATTGACCGAACCGGAAAGACAGATCATGTTTCGCGTACCCTGGGTGGACGATCAGGGCAGGGTAAATGTCAACCGGGGCTTTCGTGTACAGTTCAACAGCGCAATCGGGCCTTACAAGGGAGGACTTCGCTTCCATGCTTCCGTGAATCTTGGGATCATCAAGTTTCTTGGCTTCGAGCAAACGTTCAAGAATTCCCTGACCGGGCTTCCCATCGGCGGGGGAAAGGGCGGCAGCGACTTTGATCCCAGGGGGAAATCCGACGGGGAAGTGATGCGCTTTTGTCAGAGCTTTATGACAGAGCTGTATCGCCATATCGGGGAGGATACGGATGTGCCTGCCGGAGATATTGGAGTCGGGGCCAGGGAGATCGGTTATCTGTATGGACAGTATAAGCGGATCCGGAATACTTCGGAAGGCATTCTTACCGGAAAGGGACCGGCATTTGGCGGAAGTCTTGTCCGGACAGAGGCAACCGGCTATGGCCTTGTTTATTTTGTGAACGAGATGATAAAGGAGAAGGGAGAATCCCTTCAGGGCAAAACCATTGTGGTTTCCGGTTCCGGCAATGTGGCTGTCTATGCAGTGGAAAAAGCACAGCAGCTGGGCGCGAAGGTGGTGGCCATGAGCGACTCGGATGGATACATCCGTGATCCCGGCGGAATCCGGCTGGATACGGTAAAGCAAATCAAGGAAGTTCGGCGAAAAAGAATCCGGGAATATACTGCCGTCCATTCGGATGCGGAGTATCGGGAAGGCTGCAGGGGGATCTGGTCCATCCCATGTGATATTGCCCTGCCTTGTGCCACTCAGAACGAGCTGGACGGGGAATCCGCAGAATCCCTGATTGCCCATGGCTGCTTCGCAGTGGGAGAAGGAGCCAATATGCCCTCCACCCCGGAGGCAACGGCGAAATTTCAGAAAAGCAGGATCCTGTTTGCTCCCGGTAAGGCATCCAATGCCGGAGGTGTTGCGATATCTGCTCTGGAAATGTCCCAGAACAACATGCGGCTTGCCTGGAGTTTTGAGGAAGTGGATACCAGGCTGAAGCATATCATGGGTAATATTTATAGAAATGTCAGTGAGGCAGCCGGGAAATATGGACAGGAGAACAATCTGGTTGCTGGTGCAAATATTGCGGGATTTCGAAAGGTCGCCGATGCGATGATGGCTCAGGGGATCGTATGA
- a CDS encoding DNA glycosylase: MKITSDGDMVRISGITDFYPEHVFDCGQAFRWNRDGDAYVGVVQDQVLRVTYCAGSNALILEHCDPDWYDRYMRHYLGLDLDYGRIREELSADPVLKKAVRYGWGMRILNQDPWETLISFILSANNNIKRIKGIIEKLSEKYGREIHWKGRTYYTFPTPAALSRAGEESLRACGCGYRGPYIAKTARMVSEGQISLSGIRDMSYPEAHKALLVCAGVGDKVADCVLLYSMEKSEAFPIDVWVKRVMEYYYIGRKVTARQVRSFASEKFGKLSGVAQQYLFYYAREQKIGKPDKGTVRLPPSERPFGGSTNPPEQAISP; the protein is encoded by the coding sequence TTGAAGATTACATCAGATGGAGATATGGTACGAATCAGCGGAATCACGGACTTTTATCCGGAACATGTTTTTGACTGCGGACAGGCATTTCGCTGGAACAGGGATGGAGACGCATATGTGGGAGTGGTGCAGGACCAGGTTCTCCGGGTAACTTATTGTGCCGGGAGCAATGCTTTGATACTGGAACATTGTGATCCGGACTGGTATGATCGCTATATGAGGCATTATCTGGGTTTGGACCTGGATTATGGAAGGATCAGGGAAGAGCTCTCCGCCGATCCGGTTCTGAAAAAGGCGGTTCGATACGGCTGGGGCATGCGCATCCTGAATCAGGATCCATGGGAAACCCTGATATCCTTTATCCTGTCCGCCAACAACAACATCAAAAGGATCAAGGGAATCATTGAGAAGCTATCGGAGAAATATGGAAGGGAAATTCATTGGAAAGGCCGGACATATTATACTTTTCCTACTCCTGCGGCATTGTCCCGGGCCGGGGAAGAATCTCTCCGTGCCTGTGGATGCGGTTATCGCGGACCTTATATTGCAAAGACCGCTCGCATGGTTTCGGAAGGACAGATTTCCCTTTCCGGGATACGGGATATGTCTTATCCGGAGGCGCATAAGGCTTTGCTTGTCTGCGCAGGGGTAGGAGACAAGGTGGCCGACTGCGTTTTGCTCTATTCCATGGAAAAGTCGGAGGCATTTCCCATCGATGTATGGGTGAAACGGGTGATGGAATACTATTACATCGGGCGGAAGGTAACGGCCCGGCAGGTTCGATCCTTTGCCTCTGAAAAGTTTGGGAAACTTTCCGGAGTGGCTCAGCAGTATCTGTTTTATTATGCCAGGGAGCAAAAAATCGGGAAGCCGGACAAGGGGACCGTTCGATTGCCTCCATCAGAAAGGCCGTTTGGAGGGAGCACGAATCCGCCGGAACAGGCGATTTCACCTTGA
- the guaB gene encoding IMP dehydrogenase, producing MLSFSIRKGVFTIQKLIQKEGLTFDDVLLVPQYSDVLPKDVDLTTQLTRSIKLNTPILSAAMDTVTGARMAIAVAREGGVGMIHKNMSIEEQADQVDKVKRSEHGVIVDPFYLSADHLLSDAMNLMQKYRISGVPITDHGKLIGIITNRDIRFETDFTKKIRDVMTSENLVTAPEGTNLIQAQEILRKYKIEKLPIVDRNGMLKGLITIKDIEKTIRYPNSAKDQNGRLLAGGAVGIAKNTMERVEALVQAKVDVIAVDTAHGHSQGVLDMVKSLKRKFPDLQLIAGNVATAEATKALIEAGADCVKVGIGPGSICTTRVISGIGVPQITAIYDCAREADKYGIPIIADGGIKYSGDITKAIAAGASSVMIGSLLAGTEESPGETELYQGRRFKVYRGMGSLSAMAAGSSDRYFQEGSKKLVPEGVEGRVPFKGAVKDTVFQLLGGLRSGMGYCGTPTIQDLRTKASFIQITNASLKESHPHDIYITKEAPNYSAGM from the coding sequence ATGCTGTCGTTTTCAATCAGGAAAGGAGTGTTTACTATTCAGAAATTAATACAAAAAGAAGGATTGACGTTTGATGATGTTCTTTTGGTCCCCCAGTACTCGGATGTTTTGCCGAAAGATGTGGATCTGACCACTCAACTGACACGGAGCATCAAGCTGAATACACCGATTTTAAGTGCGGCCATGGATACCGTTACCGGGGCCAGGATGGCAATTGCCGTTGCCCGGGAAGGCGGCGTCGGTATGATCCACAAGAATATGTCCATTGAAGAACAGGCGGATCAGGTGGATAAAGTAAAGCGTTCAGAGCATGGGGTGATTGTGGACCCCTTTTATTTGTCTGCGGATCATCTGCTGTCCGATGCCATGAATCTGATGCAAAAGTATCGTATTTCCGGCGTACCCATTACCGATCACGGGAAACTGATCGGTATTATCACAAACCGGGATATTCGTTTTGAGACGGATTTTACGAAAAAGATCAGGGATGTCATGACCTCCGAGAATCTGGTCACGGCTCCTGAGGGTACCAATCTGATTCAGGCACAGGAGATCCTTCGGAAATATAAGATTGAGAAACTTCCCATTGTGGACCGAAACGGGATGCTGAAAGGACTTATCACCATCAAGGATATCGAAAAAACCATTCGTTATCCCAATTCTGCAAAGGATCAGAACGGTCGTCTGCTTGCCGGTGGTGCAGTTGGTATTGCAAAGAATACCATGGAGCGGGTGGAAGCCCTGGTTCAGGCAAAAGTGGATGTCATTGCAGTGGATACAGCGCACGGGCATTCCCAGGGGGTCCTTGATATGGTAAAGTCCCTAAAGAGGAAATTCCCGGATCTGCAGCTCATTGCAGGAAACGTTGCGACGGCGGAGGCAACAAAGGCGCTGATCGAAGCAGGAGCGGACTGTGTCAAGGTAGGGATCGGTCCCGGATCCATCTGCACCACAAGAGTGATATCCGGCATCGGCGTACCGCAGATTACAGCCATTTACGACTGTGCCCGGGAAGCGGACAAGTATGGCATTCCCATCATTGCAGACGGCGGAATCAAGTATTCCGGGGATATCACCAAAGCGATTGCGGCCGGAGCGAGTTCTGTCATGATCGGCAGTCTGCTGGCAGGCACCGAGGAAAGTCCGGGAGAAACGGAACTCTATCAGGGCCGCAGATTCAAGGTCTATCGGGGCATGGGCTCCTTGAGCGCAATGGCAGCGGGCAGCAGTGACCGCTATTTCCAGGAAGGCTCCAAAAAGCTGGTTCCCGAAGGTGTGGAGGGACGCGTGCCGTTTAAGGGCGCTGTGAAGGATACGGTCTTTCAGCTGCTCGGCGGACTTCGGTCTGGCATGGGATATTGTGGCACTCCGACAATTCAGGATTTACGGACGAAGGCATCTTTTATTCAGATCACCAACGCCAGCCTGAAGGAAAGCCATCCCCATGATATCTATATTACGAAAGAAGCTCCCAATTACAGTGCCGGGATGTGA